In the genome of Notamacropus eugenii isolate mMacEug1 chromosome 5, mMacEug1.pri_v2, whole genome shotgun sequence, one region contains:
- the SLC27A5 gene encoding long-chain fatty acid transport protein 5 isoform X2 — protein sequence MGPRGAGLLLLLPLAVLWLLPWLWLWLWLIPAMGLPWLSRWLPKSLVQSFPAWIRWLPEDIAYVGRILYISLAHRISYTSFVDLLEARARANPERLMVVDAVSGCQVSLGEMDRKSCQVARALGAALHGSVGLKEGDVAALFFLGPRGISALSLWFGLSKLGCQVAWINSYIQGPSLLHAVLSAGSCILVADPELQEAVESIVPELMAKGVRCFYLSSTSPTKGVEPLKDLIEAASSDPVPRQVRAGVTSKSLALFIYTSGTTGLPKPAILNHNRVLMMSLTLKICGVQQKDVFYTALPLYHVSALLVGIMGCLERGCTCILAPKFSVSRFWDDCRKYQVTVVQYVGEVLRYLCNTPERPCDQEHKVRLAIGNGLRKEVWKQFLQRFGPIQICEFYGSTEGNVGFINYTGRLGAVGKSSPLLGLLHPFELIRFDTETEKPVRDKKGRCIPVGPGETGLLVSLVHSFSPFLGYLGSAEHTERKLLRDVKRPGDVYFNSGDLLSRDSDDFLYFQDRIGDTFRWKGENVSTREVEGVLSLVDFLEEVNVYGVPVPGCEGKIGMAAVRLRPGKAFDGQKLHNFIRKVLPVYAAPHFIRIQDYLETTGSFKLTKSRLVQEGFDLSAVSDPLYVLDSKSKTFQSLTPDLHHAILDGSFQL from the exons ATGGGGCCGAGGGGCGCAGGACTTCTCCTCCTTCTGCCCTTGGCTGTGCTGTGGCTGCTGCCATGGCTGTGGCTGTGGCTATGGCTAATACCTGCCATGGGGCTCCCATGGCTTTCTCGATGGCTTCCAAAGTCCTTGGTCCAGAGCTTCCCAGCCTGGATCCGCTGGCTTCCAGAAGACATAGCCTACGTAGGCCGCATACTGTACATCAGCCTGGCCCACAGGATTTCCTATACATCCTTTGTGGACTTGCTTGAGGCCCGGGCCAGGGCTAATCCAGAGCGGTTGATGGTGGTGGATGCAGTTTCTGGTTGCCAAGTGAGCCTGGGGGAGATGGATCGAAAGAGCTGCCAAGTGGCTAGGGCCCTGGGTGCAGCCCTCCATGGATCTGTGGGGCTGAAGGAAGGAGATGTGGCCGCCCTCTTTTTCCTTGGACCCCGAGGCATCTCCGCCCTCAGTCTCTGGTTTGGCCTCAGTAAGTTGGGCTGCCAGGTTGCCTGGATCAACTCCTACATCCAAGGGCCTTCCCTCCTCCATGCCGTCCTCAGTGCTGGGTCCTGCATCCTAGTGGCTGACCCAG AGCTCCAGGAGGCTGTGGAGTCCATTGTTCCAGAGCTGATGGCCAAGGGTGTCCGGTGTTTCTACTTGAGCTCCACATCCCCCACAAAGGGTGTAGAGCCCCTGAAGGACCTCATAGAGGCGGCCtcctctgatccagtgcctcgCCAGGTTCGAGCTGGAGTCACCTCCAAAAGCCTGGCTCTGTTCATCTACACTTCTGGGACCACTG GGCTCCCCAAGCCAGCGATCCTGAACCACAATCGGGTATTGATGATGTCACTGACCCTGAAGATATGTGGGGTCCAGCAGAAGGATGTCTTCTACACGGCCCTTCCCCTTTACCATGTCTCCGCCTTGCTGGTCGGCATCATGGGCTGCTTAGAGCGAG GGTGCACCTGTATCCTGGCCCCAAAGTTCTCAGTTTCAAGGTTTTGGGATGACTGTCGAAAGTATCAGGTGACGGTCGTTCAGTACGTTGGAGAGGTCCTTCGCTACCTGTGCAACACCCCCGAG CGACCCTGTGATCAAGAACACAAGGTACGACTAGCTATAGGGAATGGTCTTCGGAAAGAGGTCTGGAAACAGTTCCTGCAGCGCTTTGGACCCATTCAGATCTGTGAGTTCTACGGCTCCACAGAGGGGAATGTTGGTTTCATTAACTACACTGGACGTCTGGGGGCTGTAGGCAAGAGCAGCCCTCTGCTTGGG CTGCTCCATCCTTTTGAGCTCATCCGGTTTGATACTGAGACAGAGAAGCCAGTTCGGGACAAGAAGGGTCGTTGCATCCCAGTGGGGCCTG GGGAAACAGGGCTGCTAGTATCACTCGTCCATAGCTTCTCCCCCTTCTTGGGGTACCTTGGTTCAGCGGAGCACACTGAGAGGAAGCTGCTCCGAGATGTAAAACGGCCAGGAGATGTCTACTTCAATtctggggacttgttgtccagggACTCAGATGACTTCCTCTACTTCCAAGACCGAATTGGTGACACATTCCG ctggaagggagagaatgtgtcTACACGGGAGGTAGAGGGGGTGTTGTCCTTGGtggacttcctggaggaggtgaatGTCTACGGTGTTCCTGTACCTG GTTGTGAGGGGAAGATTGGGATGGCAGCTGTGCGGCTGAGACCTGGAAAAGCGTTTGATGGCCAGAAACTACACAACTTCATTCGGAAGGTGCTCCCTGTCTATGCGGCCCCACACTTCATCCGGATCCAG gaCTACCTGGAGACCACAGGCTCATTTAAGCTCACTAAGTCTCGACTGGTTCAGGAGGGTTTTGACTTGAGTGCCGTCTCTGACCCCTTGTATGTGTTGGACAGCAAATCCAAGACCTTCCAGTCACTGACCCCAGATTTGCACCACGCCATCTTAGATGGAAGCTTCCAGCTGTGA
- the SLC27A5 gene encoding long-chain fatty acid transport protein 5 isoform X1 produces the protein MGPRGAGLLLLLPLAVLWLLPWLWLWLWLIPAMGLPWLSRWLPKSLVQSFPAWIRWLPEDIAYVGRILYISLAHRISYTSFVDLLEARARANPERLMVVDAVSGCQVSLGEMDRKSCQVARALGAALHGSVGLKEGDVAALFFLGPRGISALSLWFGLSKLGCQVAWINSYIQGPSLLHAVLSAGSCILVADPELQEAVESIVPELMAKGVRCFYLSSTSPTKGVEPLKDLIEAASSDPVPRQVRAGVTSKSLALFIYTSGTTGLPKPAILNHNRVLMMSLTLKICGVQQKDVFYTALPLYHVSALLVGIMGCLERGCTCILAPKFSVSRFWDDCRKYQVTVVQYVGEVLRYLCNTPERPCDQEHKVRLAIGNGLRKEVWKQFLQRFGPIQICEFYGSTEGNVGFINYTGRLGAVGKSSPLLGLLHPFELIRFDTETEKPVRDKKGRCIPVGPGETGLLVSLVHSFSPFLGYLGSAEHTERKLLRDVKRPGDVYFNSGDLLSRDSDDFLYFQDRIGDTFRWKGENVSTREVEGVLSLVDFLEEVNVYGVPVPGCEGKIGMAAVRLRPGKAFDGQKLHNFIRKVLPVYAAPHFIRIQFRPFTMRGELKGRRGKAGLMDTGKLSCPIPGARISTTTTGHVGEGNMTLGYDSGPTMPYPPSLPAPSHLQSVLPKNGAQTSMVNT, from the exons ATGGGGCCGAGGGGCGCAGGACTTCTCCTCCTTCTGCCCTTGGCTGTGCTGTGGCTGCTGCCATGGCTGTGGCTGTGGCTATGGCTAATACCTGCCATGGGGCTCCCATGGCTTTCTCGATGGCTTCCAAAGTCCTTGGTCCAGAGCTTCCCAGCCTGGATCCGCTGGCTTCCAGAAGACATAGCCTACGTAGGCCGCATACTGTACATCAGCCTGGCCCACAGGATTTCCTATACATCCTTTGTGGACTTGCTTGAGGCCCGGGCCAGGGCTAATCCAGAGCGGTTGATGGTGGTGGATGCAGTTTCTGGTTGCCAAGTGAGCCTGGGGGAGATGGATCGAAAGAGCTGCCAAGTGGCTAGGGCCCTGGGTGCAGCCCTCCATGGATCTGTGGGGCTGAAGGAAGGAGATGTGGCCGCCCTCTTTTTCCTTGGACCCCGAGGCATCTCCGCCCTCAGTCTCTGGTTTGGCCTCAGTAAGTTGGGCTGCCAGGTTGCCTGGATCAACTCCTACATCCAAGGGCCTTCCCTCCTCCATGCCGTCCTCAGTGCTGGGTCCTGCATCCTAGTGGCTGACCCAG AGCTCCAGGAGGCTGTGGAGTCCATTGTTCCAGAGCTGATGGCCAAGGGTGTCCGGTGTTTCTACTTGAGCTCCACATCCCCCACAAAGGGTGTAGAGCCCCTGAAGGACCTCATAGAGGCGGCCtcctctgatccagtgcctcgCCAGGTTCGAGCTGGAGTCACCTCCAAAAGCCTGGCTCTGTTCATCTACACTTCTGGGACCACTG GGCTCCCCAAGCCAGCGATCCTGAACCACAATCGGGTATTGATGATGTCACTGACCCTGAAGATATGTGGGGTCCAGCAGAAGGATGTCTTCTACACGGCCCTTCCCCTTTACCATGTCTCCGCCTTGCTGGTCGGCATCATGGGCTGCTTAGAGCGAG GGTGCACCTGTATCCTGGCCCCAAAGTTCTCAGTTTCAAGGTTTTGGGATGACTGTCGAAAGTATCAGGTGACGGTCGTTCAGTACGTTGGAGAGGTCCTTCGCTACCTGTGCAACACCCCCGAG CGACCCTGTGATCAAGAACACAAGGTACGACTAGCTATAGGGAATGGTCTTCGGAAAGAGGTCTGGAAACAGTTCCTGCAGCGCTTTGGACCCATTCAGATCTGTGAGTTCTACGGCTCCACAGAGGGGAATGTTGGTTTCATTAACTACACTGGACGTCTGGGGGCTGTAGGCAAGAGCAGCCCTCTGCTTGGG CTGCTCCATCCTTTTGAGCTCATCCGGTTTGATACTGAGACAGAGAAGCCAGTTCGGGACAAGAAGGGTCGTTGCATCCCAGTGGGGCCTG GGGAAACAGGGCTGCTAGTATCACTCGTCCATAGCTTCTCCCCCTTCTTGGGGTACCTTGGTTCAGCGGAGCACACTGAGAGGAAGCTGCTCCGAGATGTAAAACGGCCAGGAGATGTCTACTTCAATtctggggacttgttgtccagggACTCAGATGACTTCCTCTACTTCCAAGACCGAATTGGTGACACATTCCG ctggaagggagagaatgtgtcTACACGGGAGGTAGAGGGGGTGTTGTCCTTGGtggacttcctggaggaggtgaatGTCTACGGTGTTCCTGTACCTG GTTGTGAGGGGAAGATTGGGATGGCAGCTGTGCGGCTGAGACCTGGAAAAGCGTTTGATGGCCAGAAACTACACAACTTCATTCGGAAGGTGCTCCCTGTCTATGCGGCCCCACACTTCATCCGGATCCAG TTCAGACCCTTTACAATGAGGGGAGAGCTCAAAGGAAGGAGAGGCAAGGCTGGACTAATGGACACAGGGAAGCTTTCCTGCCCTATCCCTGGAGCCAGAATCAGCACAACCACCACAGGTCATGTGGGAGAAGGGAATATGACTCTGGGTTATGACTCTGGTCCCACCATGccctaccctccctccctcccagctcctTCACATCTACAGTCTGTCTTGCCCAAGAATGGTGCCCAAACTTCCATGGTGAATACATAA
- the LOC140503323 gene encoding platelet glycoprotein VI-like isoform X1 has product MPVSLVTLLCLGLCLSQSIMAQKRRPRDAQGEVPLKWQALSASLPDTLPKPSLWAVPGTVIPWGKSVIVRCQGAEEAHRFLLEKDGTTELRDMLEVPGPWKEAEFFIADVAAESAGRYRCRYQTQSHWSELSDPLELKVTGLHPKPSILAIPGSTVAIGQDVTLHCESQLGSDKYVLYKTTGANAPYALISTDYLANFPFRAVTKSHAGTYLCYSFDSDFPYLWSTPSDTLELKISGGSGSKDLGHETPNYEYVSSYYNFTSLRLILIAVTLAILGALINEAWHHGGSTQQQVKKPLNLLEEPEKKAELTTDEPLEDPHNGP; this is encoded by the exons ATGCCGGTGTCCTTGGTAACACTGCTCTGTCTTG GGTTGTGTTTGAGCCAGAGCATCATGGCACAGAAAC GGAGACCCAGAGACGCTCAGGGAGAGGTACCCTTGAAATGGCAGGCTCTATCTGCTTCACTTCCAGACACACTTCCCAAACCTTCCTTGTGGgctgtgcctggcactgtgatCCCCTGGGGGAAGTCCGTTATTGTCCGCTGCCAGGGTGCAGAAGAGGCCCACAGGTTCCTTCTGGAGAAGGATGGGACCACAGAGCTAAGAGACATGCTGGAAGTACCTGGGCCCTGGAAGGAGGCTGAGTTTTTCATTGCAGACGTAGCAGCAGAGTCAGCAGGTCGGTACCGGTGTCGATACCAGACACAAAGCCACTGGTCAGAACTCAGTGACCCCTTGGAGCTGAAGGTCACAG gATTGCACCCCAAACCTTCCATCTTGGCCATCCCGGGCTCCACCGTGGCTATAGGACAGGATGTGACCTTGCATTGTGAGTCACAACTTGGCTCTGACAAATATGTTCTCTATAAGACAACGGGGGCCAATGCACCCTACGCCCTGATCTCCACTGATTACCTTGCCAACTTCCCATTCCGTGCTGTGACCAAATCCCATGCTGGCACATACCTATGCTACAGCTTTGATAGTGACTTCCCCTACCTCTGGTCAACGCCCAGTGATACCCTGGAGCTCAAgatttcag GAGGCAGTGGGTCAAAGGACTTGGGTCATGAGACTCCAAACTATG aGTATGTGTCTTCATACTATAACTTCACCAGCCTCCGGCTAATATTGATTGCTGTAACTTTGGCCATCTTGGGGGCTCTGATAAATGAAGCCTGGCACCATGGGGGGTCAACCCAACAGCAAGTAAAGAAACCTCTTAACTTGTTGGAGGAACCAGAAAAAAAGGCAGAACTGACAACAGATGAACCTCTGGAAGATCCCCATAATGGTCCCTAA
- the LOC140503323 gene encoding platelet glycoprotein VI-like isoform X2 has protein sequence MPVSLVTLLCLGLCLSQSIMAQKHTLPKPSLWAVPGTVIPWGKSVIVRCQGAEEAHRFLLEKDGTTELRDMLEVPGPWKEAEFFIADVAAESAGRYRCRYQTQSHWSELSDPLELKVTGLHPKPSILAIPGSTVAIGQDVTLHCESQLGSDKYVLYKTTGANAPYALISTDYLANFPFRAVTKSHAGTYLCYSFDSDFPYLWSTPSDTLELKISGGSGSKDLGHETPNYEYVSSYYNFTSLRLILIAVTLAILGALINEAWHHGGSTQQQVKKPLNLLEEPEKKAELTTDEPLEDPHNGP, from the exons ATGCCGGTGTCCTTGGTAACACTGCTCTGTCTTG GGTTGTGTTTGAGCCAGAGCATCATGGCACAGAAAC ACACACTTCCCAAACCTTCCTTGTGGgctgtgcctggcactgtgatCCCCTGGGGGAAGTCCGTTATTGTCCGCTGCCAGGGTGCAGAAGAGGCCCACAGGTTCCTTCTGGAGAAGGATGGGACCACAGAGCTAAGAGACATGCTGGAAGTACCTGGGCCCTGGAAGGAGGCTGAGTTTTTCATTGCAGACGTAGCAGCAGAGTCAGCAGGTCGGTACCGGTGTCGATACCAGACACAAAGCCACTGGTCAGAACTCAGTGACCCCTTGGAGCTGAAGGTCACAG gATTGCACCCCAAACCTTCCATCTTGGCCATCCCGGGCTCCACCGTGGCTATAGGACAGGATGTGACCTTGCATTGTGAGTCACAACTTGGCTCTGACAAATATGTTCTCTATAAGACAACGGGGGCCAATGCACCCTACGCCCTGATCTCCACTGATTACCTTGCCAACTTCCCATTCCGTGCTGTGACCAAATCCCATGCTGGCACATACCTATGCTACAGCTTTGATAGTGACTTCCCCTACCTCTGGTCAACGCCCAGTGATACCCTGGAGCTCAAgatttcag GAGGCAGTGGGTCAAAGGACTTGGGTCATGAGACTCCAAACTATG aGTATGTGTCTTCATACTATAACTTCACCAGCCTCCGGCTAATATTGATTGCTGTAACTTTGGCCATCTTGGGGGCTCTGATAAATGAAGCCTGGCACCATGGGGGGTCAACCCAACAGCAAGTAAAGAAACCTCTTAACTTGTTGGAGGAACCAGAAAAAAAGGCAGAACTGACAACAGATGAACCTCTGGAAGATCCCCATAATGGTCCCTAA
- the SLC27A5 gene encoding long-chain fatty acid transport protein 5 isoform X3: protein MGPRGAGLLLLLPLAVLWLLPWLWLWLWLIPAMGLPWLSRWLPKSLVQSFPAWIRWLPEDIAYVGRILYISLAHRISYTSFVDLLEARARANPERLMVVDAVSGCQVSLGEMDRKSCQVARALGAALHGSVGLKEGDVAALFFLGPRGISALSLWFGLSKLGCQVAWINSYIQGPSLLHAVLSAGSCILVADPELQEAVESIVPELMAKGVRCFYLSSTSPTKGVEPLKDLIEAASSDPVPRQVRAGVTSKSLALFIYTSGTTGLPKPAILNHNRVLMMSLTLKICGVQQKDVFYTALPLYHVSALLVGIMGCLERGCTCILAPKFSVSRFWDDCRKYQVTVVQYVGEVLRYLCNTPELLHPFELIRFDTETEKPVRDKKGRCIPVGPGETGLLVSLVHSFSPFLGYLGSAEHTERKLLRDVKRPGDVYFNSGDLLSRDSDDFLYFQDRIGDTFRWKGENVSTREVEGVLSLVDFLEEVNVYGVPVPGCEGKIGMAAVRLRPGKAFDGQKLHNFIRKVLPVYAAPHFIRIQFRPFTMRGELKGRRGKAGLMDTGKLSCPIPGARISTTTTGHVGEGNMTLGYDSGPTMPYPPSLPAPSHLQSVLPKNGAQTSMVNT, encoded by the exons ATGGGGCCGAGGGGCGCAGGACTTCTCCTCCTTCTGCCCTTGGCTGTGCTGTGGCTGCTGCCATGGCTGTGGCTGTGGCTATGGCTAATACCTGCCATGGGGCTCCCATGGCTTTCTCGATGGCTTCCAAAGTCCTTGGTCCAGAGCTTCCCAGCCTGGATCCGCTGGCTTCCAGAAGACATAGCCTACGTAGGCCGCATACTGTACATCAGCCTGGCCCACAGGATTTCCTATACATCCTTTGTGGACTTGCTTGAGGCCCGGGCCAGGGCTAATCCAGAGCGGTTGATGGTGGTGGATGCAGTTTCTGGTTGCCAAGTGAGCCTGGGGGAGATGGATCGAAAGAGCTGCCAAGTGGCTAGGGCCCTGGGTGCAGCCCTCCATGGATCTGTGGGGCTGAAGGAAGGAGATGTGGCCGCCCTCTTTTTCCTTGGACCCCGAGGCATCTCCGCCCTCAGTCTCTGGTTTGGCCTCAGTAAGTTGGGCTGCCAGGTTGCCTGGATCAACTCCTACATCCAAGGGCCTTCCCTCCTCCATGCCGTCCTCAGTGCTGGGTCCTGCATCCTAGTGGCTGACCCAG AGCTCCAGGAGGCTGTGGAGTCCATTGTTCCAGAGCTGATGGCCAAGGGTGTCCGGTGTTTCTACTTGAGCTCCACATCCCCCACAAAGGGTGTAGAGCCCCTGAAGGACCTCATAGAGGCGGCCtcctctgatccagtgcctcgCCAGGTTCGAGCTGGAGTCACCTCCAAAAGCCTGGCTCTGTTCATCTACACTTCTGGGACCACTG GGCTCCCCAAGCCAGCGATCCTGAACCACAATCGGGTATTGATGATGTCACTGACCCTGAAGATATGTGGGGTCCAGCAGAAGGATGTCTTCTACACGGCCCTTCCCCTTTACCATGTCTCCGCCTTGCTGGTCGGCATCATGGGCTGCTTAGAGCGAG GGTGCACCTGTATCCTGGCCCCAAAGTTCTCAGTTTCAAGGTTTTGGGATGACTGTCGAAAGTATCAGGTGACGGTCGTTCAGTACGTTGGAGAGGTCCTTCGCTACCTGTGCAACACCCCCGAG CTGCTCCATCCTTTTGAGCTCATCCGGTTTGATACTGAGACAGAGAAGCCAGTTCGGGACAAGAAGGGTCGTTGCATCCCAGTGGGGCCTG GGGAAACAGGGCTGCTAGTATCACTCGTCCATAGCTTCTCCCCCTTCTTGGGGTACCTTGGTTCAGCGGAGCACACTGAGAGGAAGCTGCTCCGAGATGTAAAACGGCCAGGAGATGTCTACTTCAATtctggggacttgttgtccagggACTCAGATGACTTCCTCTACTTCCAAGACCGAATTGGTGACACATTCCG ctggaagggagagaatgtgtcTACACGGGAGGTAGAGGGGGTGTTGTCCTTGGtggacttcctggaggaggtgaatGTCTACGGTGTTCCTGTACCTG GTTGTGAGGGGAAGATTGGGATGGCAGCTGTGCGGCTGAGACCTGGAAAAGCGTTTGATGGCCAGAAACTACACAACTTCATTCGGAAGGTGCTCCCTGTCTATGCGGCCCCACACTTCATCCGGATCCAG TTCAGACCCTTTACAATGAGGGGAGAGCTCAAAGGAAGGAGAGGCAAGGCTGGACTAATGGACACAGGGAAGCTTTCCTGCCCTATCCCTGGAGCCAGAATCAGCACAACCACCACAGGTCATGTGGGAGAAGGGAATATGACTCTGGGTTATGACTCTGGTCCCACCATGccctaccctccctccctcccagctcctTCACATCTACAGTCTGTCTTGCCCAAGAATGGTGCCCAAACTTCCATGGTGAATACATAA